One Callospermophilus lateralis isolate mCalLat2 chromosome 6, mCalLat2.hap1, whole genome shotgun sequence genomic region harbors:
- the Spdef gene encoding SAM pointed domain-containing Ets transcription factor isoform X2, protein MGSASPSAAPPGCLLLPPDGLEKGAAPERRAWSPRRPATPEQGLSAFYLSYFDMLYPEDGTWAAKGPGASAREEPPEEPEQCPVIDSQAPGGGLDLVPGALALEEHSLEQVQSMVVGEVLKDIETACRLLSITADPVGWSPGNVQKWLLWTEHQYRLPPVGRAFQDLGGKELCALSEEQFRQRSPLGGDVLHAHLDIWKSASNSEESWTDSEVDSSCSGQPIHLWQFLKELLLKPHSYGRFIRWLNKEKGIFKIEDSAQVARLWGIRKNRPAMNYDKLSRSIRQYYKKGIIRKPDVSQRLVYQFVHPI, encoded by the exons ATGGGCAGCGCCAGCCCCAGCGCCGCGCCCCCCGGCTGCCTGCTGCTGCCCCCCGACGGCCTGGAGAAGGGGGCGGCGCCCGAGAGACGGGCCTGGAGCCCCCGCCGCCCGGCCACCCCCGAGCAGGGCCTGTCCGCCTTCTACCTCTCCTATTTTGACATGCTGTACCCCGAGGACGGGACCTGGGCCGCCAAAGGACCCGGGGCCAGCGCTCGCGAGGAGCCGCCCGAGGAGCCTGAGCAGTGCCCGGTCATCGACAGCCAGGCGCCGGGGGGCGGCCTGGACCTGGTGCCGGGGGCGCTGGCCCTGGAGGAGCACTCGCTGGAGCAGGTGCAGTCCATGGTGGTGGGCGAGGTGCTCAAGGACATCGAGACGGCCTGCAGGCTGCTCAGCATCACCGCAG ACCCTGTGGGCTGGAGCCCCGGCaacgtgcagaagtggctgctgtGGACCGAGCACCAGTACCGCCTGCCCCCCGTGGGCAGGGCCTTCCAGGACCTGGGCGGCAAGGAGCTGTGCGCCCTGTCGGAGGAGCAGTTCCGCCAGCGCTCCCCCCTGGGCGGGGACGTGCTGCACGCCCACCTGGACATCTGGAAATCAG CCTCCAACAGCGAGGAGAGCTGGACCGACAGCGAGGTGGACTCGTCCTGCTCCGGACAGCCCATCCACCTGTGGCAGTTCCTCAAGGAGCTGCTGCTCAAGCCCCACAGCTACGGTCGCTTCATCCGGTGGCTCAACAAGGAGAAGG GCATCTTCAAAATCGAGGACTCTGCCCAGGTGGCCCGGCTGTGGGGCATCCGCAAGAACCGGCCGGCCATGAACTACGACAAGCTGAGCCGCTCCATCCGCCAGTATTACAAGAAGGGCATCATCCGCAAGCCCGACGTCTCCCAGCGCCTCGTCTACCAGTTTGTGCACCCCATCTGA
- the Pacsin1 gene encoding protein kinase C and casein kinase substrate in neurons protein 1 → MSGSYDEASLAPEETTDSFWEVGNYKRTVKRIDDGHRLCNDLMNCVQERAKIEKAYAQQLTDWAKRWRQLIEKGPQYGSLERAWGAIMTEADKVSELHQEVKNSLLNEDLEKVKNWQKDAYHKQIMGGFKETKEAEDGFRKAQKPWAKKMKELEAAKKAYHLACKEEKLAMTREMNSKTEQSVTPEQQKKLQDKVDKCKQDVQKTQEKYEKVLEDVGKTTPQYMEGMEQVFEQCQQFEEKRLVFLKEVLLDIKRHLNLAENSSYIHVYRELEQAIRGADAQEDLRWFRSTSGPGMPMNWPQFEEWNPDLPHTTAKKEKQPKKADGVALSNATGAVESTSQAGDRGSVSSYDRGQPYAAEWSDDESGNPFGGNEANGGANPFEDDTKGVRVRALYDYDGQEQDELSFKAGDELTKLGEEDEQGWCRGRLDSGQLGLYPANYVEAI, encoded by the exons ATGTCCGGTTCCTACGATGAGGCCTCTCTGGCTCCGGAGGAGACCACTGATAGCTTCTGGGAG GTGGGGAACTACAAGCGGACCGTGAAGCGCATCGACGACGGCCACCGTCTGTGCAACGACCTGATGAACTGCGTGCAGGAGCGCGCCAAGATCGAGAAGGCATACGCGCAGCAGCTCACCGACTGGGCCAAACGCTGGCGCCAGCTCATCGAGAAAG GCCCACAGTATGGCAGCCTGGAGCGGGCCTGGGGTGCCATAATGACAGAGGCGGACAAGGTGAGCGAACTGCACCAGGAGGTGAAGAACAGCCTGCTGAACGAGGACCTGGAGAAGGTCAAGAACTGGCAGAAGGACGCCTATCACAAGCAGATCATGGGCGGCTTCAAGGAGACCAAGGAGGCTGAAGATGGCTTCCGCAAGGCCCAGAAGCCCTGGGCCAAGAAGATGAAGGAG CTGGAGGCGGCCAAGAAGGCTTACCATTTGGCCTGCAAAGAGGAGAAGCTGGCCATGACCCGGGAGATGAACAGCAAGACAGAGCAGTCGGTCACACCTGAGCAGCAAAAGAAGCTGCAGGACAAAGTGGACAAGTGCAAGCAGGACGTGCAGAAG ACTCAGGAGAAGTATGAGAAGGTGCTGGAAGATGTGGGCAAGACCACGCCCCAGTACATGGAGGGCATGGAGCAGGTATTTGAACAGTGCCAGCAATTTGAGGAAAAGCGACTTGTCTTCCTCAAGGAGGTGCTGCTGGACATCAAACGGCACCTCAACCTGGCTGAGAACAGCAG CTACATCCATGTGTACCGTGAACTGGAGCAGGCCATCCGGGGGGCTGATGCCCAGGAGGACCTCAGATGGTTCCGCAGCACCAGCGGCCCTGGCATGCCCATGAACTGGCCCCAGTTTGAG GAGTGGAACCCAGACCTTCCCCACACCACTGCCAAGAAGGAGAAGCAGCCCAAGAAGGCAGACGGAGTGGCACTGAGCAATGCCACGGGGGCAGTGGAGTCCACCTCCCAGGCTGGGGACCGTGGCAG CGTTAGCAGCTACGACAGAGGGCAGCCCTACGCCGCCGAGTGGTCGGACGACGAGAGCGGGAACCCCTTCGGGGGCAATGAGGCCAACGGAGGCGCCAACCCCTTCGAGGATGACACCAAGGGAGTCCGCGTGCGGGCGCTCTACGACTACGACGGCCAGGAGCAGGACGAACTCAGCTTCAAGGCGG GAGACGAGCTCACCAAGCTGGGCGAGGAGGATGAACAGGGCTGGTGCCGCGGGCGTCTGGACAGTGGGCAGCTGGGCCTCTATCCCGCCAACTACGTGGAGGCCATCTAG
- the Spdef gene encoding SAM pointed domain-containing Ets transcription factor isoform X1, with translation MGSASPSAAPPGCLLLPPDGLEKGAAPERRAWSPRRPATPEQGLSAFYLSYFDMLYPEDGTWAAKGPGASAREEPPEEPEQCPVIDSQAPGGGLDLVPGALALEEHSLEQVQSMVVGEVLKDIETACRLLSITADPVGWSPGNVQKWLLWTEHQYRLPPVGRAFQDLGGKELCALSEEQFRQRSPLGGDVLHAHLDIWKSAAWMKERTSPGAVHCCASNSEESWTDSEVDSSCSGQPIHLWQFLKELLLKPHSYGRFIRWLNKEKGIFKIEDSAQVARLWGIRKNRPAMNYDKLSRSIRQYYKKGIIRKPDVSQRLVYQFVHPI, from the exons ATGGGCAGCGCCAGCCCCAGCGCCGCGCCCCCCGGCTGCCTGCTGCTGCCCCCCGACGGCCTGGAGAAGGGGGCGGCGCCCGAGAGACGGGCCTGGAGCCCCCGCCGCCCGGCCACCCCCGAGCAGGGCCTGTCCGCCTTCTACCTCTCCTATTTTGACATGCTGTACCCCGAGGACGGGACCTGGGCCGCCAAAGGACCCGGGGCCAGCGCTCGCGAGGAGCCGCCCGAGGAGCCTGAGCAGTGCCCGGTCATCGACAGCCAGGCGCCGGGGGGCGGCCTGGACCTGGTGCCGGGGGCGCTGGCCCTGGAGGAGCACTCGCTGGAGCAGGTGCAGTCCATGGTGGTGGGCGAGGTGCTCAAGGACATCGAGACGGCCTGCAGGCTGCTCAGCATCACCGCAG ACCCTGTGGGCTGGAGCCCCGGCaacgtgcagaagtggctgctgtGGACCGAGCACCAGTACCGCCTGCCCCCCGTGGGCAGGGCCTTCCAGGACCTGGGCGGCAAGGAGCTGTGCGCCCTGTCGGAGGAGCAGTTCCGCCAGCGCTCCCCCCTGGGCGGGGACGTGCTGCACGCCCACCTGGACATCTGGAAATCAG CGGCCTGGATGAAAGAGAGGACCTCCCCGGGCGCCGTTCACTGCTGCG CCTCCAACAGCGAGGAGAGCTGGACCGACAGCGAGGTGGACTCGTCCTGCTCCGGACAGCCCATCCACCTGTGGCAGTTCCTCAAGGAGCTGCTGCTCAAGCCCCACAGCTACGGTCGCTTCATCCGGTGGCTCAACAAGGAGAAGG GCATCTTCAAAATCGAGGACTCTGCCCAGGTGGCCCGGCTGTGGGGCATCCGCAAGAACCGGCCGGCCATGAACTACGACAAGCTGAGCCGCTCCATCCGCCAGTATTACAAGAAGGGCATCATCCGCAAGCCCGACGTCTCCCAGCGCCTCGTCTACCAGTTTGTGCACCCCATCTGA